From Symphalangus syndactylus isolate Jambi chromosome X, NHGRI_mSymSyn1-v2.1_pri, whole genome shotgun sequence, the proteins below share one genomic window:
- the DDX3X gene encoding ATP-dependent RNA helicase DDX3X isoform X4 — MSHVAVENALGLDQQFAGLDLNSSDNQSGGSTASRRYIPPHLRNREATKGFYDKDSSGWSSSKDKDAYSSFGSRSDSRGKSSFFSDRGSGSRGRFDDRGRSDYDGIGSRGDRSGFGKFERGGNSRWCDKSDEDDWSKPLPPSERLEQELFSGGNTGINFEKYDDIPVEATGNNCPPHIESFSDVEMGEIIMGNIELTRYTRPTPVQKHAIPIIKEKRDLMACAQTGSGKTAAFLLPILSQIYSDGPGEALRAMKENGRYGRRKQYPISLVLAPTRELAVQIYEEARKFSYRSRVRPCVVYGGADIGQQIRDLERGCHLLVATPGRLVDMMERGKIGLDFCKYLVLDEADRMLDMGFEPQIRRIVEQDTMPPKGVRHTMMFSATFPKEIQMLARDFLDEYIFLAVGRVGSTSENITQKVVWVEESDKRSFLLDLLNATGKDSLTLVFVETKKGADSLEDFLYHEGYACTSIHGDRSQRDREEALHQFRSGKSPILVATAVAARGLDISNVKHVINFDLPSDIEEYVHRIGRTGRVGNLGLATSFFNERNINITKDLLDLLVEAKQEVPSWLENMAYEHHYKGSSRGRSKSSRFSGGFGARDYRQSSGASSSSFSSSRANSSRSGGGGHGSSRGFGGGGYGGFYNSDGYGGNYNSQGVDWWGN, encoded by the exons ATGAGTCATGTGGCGGTGGAAAATGCGCTCGGGCTGGACCAGCAG TTTGCTGGCCTAGACCTGAACTCTTCAGATAATCAGAGTGGAGGAAGTACAGCCAGCA ggcGCTATATTCCTCCTCATTTAAGGAACCGAGAAGCTACTAAAG GTTTCTACGATAAAGACAGTTCAGGGTGGAGTTCTAGCAAAGATAAGGATGCGTATAGCAGTTTTGGATCTCGTAGTGATTCAAGAGGGAAGTCTAGCTTCTTCAGTGATCGTGGAAGTGGATCAAGGGGAAG GTTTGATGATCGTGGACGGAGTGATTATGACGGCATTGGCAGCCGTGGTGACAGAAGTGGCTTTGGCAAATTTGAACGTGGTGGAAACAGTCGCTGGTGTGACAAATCAGATGAAGATGATTGGTCAAAACCACTCCCACCAAGTGAACGCTTGGAACA GGAACTCTTTTCTGGAGGCAACACTGGGATTAATTTTGAGAAATATGATGACATTCCAGTTGAGGCAACAGGCAACAACTGTCCTCCACATATTGAAAGT TTCAGTGATGTTGAGATGGGAGAAATTATCATGGGAAACATTGAGCTTACTCGTTATACTCGCCCAACTCCAGTGCAAAAGCATGCTATTCCTATTATCAAAGAGAAAAGAGACTTGATGGCTTGTGCCCAAACAG GGTCTGGAAAAACTGCAGCATTTCTCTTGCCCATCTTGAGTCAGATTTATTCTGATGGTCCAGGCGAGGCTTTGAGGGCCATGAAG GAAAATGGAAGGTATGGGCGCCGCAAACAATACCCAATCTCCTTGGTATTAGCACCAACAAGAGAGTTGGCAGTACAGATCTACGAGGAAGCCAGAAAA TTTTCATACCGATCTAGAGTTCGTCCTTGCGTGGTTTATGGTGGTGCCGATATTGGTCAGCAGATTCGAGACTTGGAACGTGGATGCCATTTGTTAGTAGCCACTCCAGGACGTCTAGTGGATATGATGGAAAGAGGAAAGATTGGATTAGACTTTTGcaa ATACTTGGTGTTAGATGAAGCTGATCGGATGTTGGATATGGGGTTTGAGCCTCAGATTCGTAGAATAGTTGAACAAGATACTATGCCTCCAAAGGGTGTCCGCCACACTATGATGTTTAGTGCTACTTTTCCTAAGGAAATACAG atgctGGCTCGTGATTTCTTAGATGAATATATCTTCTTGGCTGTAGGAAGAGTTGGCTCTACCTCTGAAAACATCACACAGAAAGTAGTTTGGGTGGAAGAATCAGACAAACGGTCATTTCTGCTTGACCTCCTAAATGCAACAG GCAAGGATTCACTGACCTTAGTGTTTGTGGAGACCAAAAAGGGTGCAGATTCTCTGGAGGATTTCTTATACCATGAAGGATACGCATGTACCAGTATCCATGGAGACCGTTCTCAGAGGGATAGAGAAGAGGCCCTTCACCAGTTCCGCTCAGGAAAAAGCCCAATTCTAGTGGCTACAGCA GTAGCAGCAAGAGGACTGGACATTTCAAATGTGAAACATGTTATCAATTTTGACTTGCCAAGTGATATTGAAGAATATGTACATCGTATTGGTCGTACAGGACGTGTAGGAAACCTTG GTCTGGCAACCTCATTCTTTAACGAGAGGAACATAAATATAACTAAGGATTTGTTGGATCTTCTTGTTGAAGCTAAACAAGAAGTGCCGTCTTGGTTAGAAAACATGGCTTATGAACACCACTACAAGGGTAGCAGTCGTGGACGTTCTAAGAG tagCAGATTTAGTGGAGGGTTTGGTGCCAGAGACTACCGACAAAGTAGCGGTGCCAGCAGTTCCAGCTTCAGCAGCAGCCGCGCAAACAGCAGCCGCAGTGGCGGAGGTGGCCACGGTAGCAGCAGAGGATTCGGTGGAG GTGGCTATGGAGGCTTTTACAACAGTGATGGATATGGAGGAAATTACAACTCCCAGGGGGTTGACTGGTGGGGTAACTGA
- the DDX3X gene encoding ATP-dependent RNA helicase DDX3X isoform X6 — translation MSHVAVENALGLDQQFAGLDLNSSDNQSGGSTASRRYIPPHLRNREATKGFYDKDSSGWSSSKDKDAYSSFGSRSDSRGKSSFFSDRGSGSRGRFDDRGRSDYDGIGSRGDRSGFGKFERGGNSRWCDKSDEDDWSKPLPPSERLEQELFSGGNTGINFEKYDDIPVEATGNNCPPHIESFSDVEMGEIIMGNIELTRYTRPTPVQKHAIPIIKEKRDLMACAQTGSGKTAAFLLPILSQIYSDGPGEALRAMKENGRYGRRKQYPISLVLAPTRELAVQIYEEARKFSYRSRVRPCVVYGGADIGQQIRDLERGCHLLVATPGRLVDMMERGKIGLDFCKYLVLDEADRMLDMGFEPQIRRIVEQDTMPPKGVRHTMMFSATFPKEIQMLARDFLDEYIFLAVGRVGSTSENITQKVVWVEESDKRSFLLDLLNATGKDSLTLVFVETKKGADSLEDFLYHEGYACTSIHGDRSQRDREEALHQFRSGKSPILVATAVAARGLDISNVKHVINFDLPSDIEEYVHRIGRTGRVGNLGLATSFFNERNINITKDLLDLLVEAKQEVPSWLENMAYEHHYKGSSRGRSKSRFSGGFGARDYRQSSGASSSSFSSSRANSSRSGGGGHGSSRGFGGGGYGGFYNSDGYGGNYNSQGVDWWGN, via the exons ATGAGTCATGTGGCGGTGGAAAATGCGCTCGGGCTGGACCAGCAG TTTGCTGGCCTAGACCTGAACTCTTCAGATAATCAGAGTGGAGGAAGTACAGCCAGCA ggcGCTATATTCCTCCTCATTTAAGGAACCGAGAAGCTACTAAAG GTTTCTACGATAAAGACAGTTCAGGGTGGAGTTCTAGCAAAGATAAGGATGCGTATAGCAGTTTTGGATCTCGTAGTGATTCAAGAGGGAAGTCTAGCTTCTTCAGTGATCGTGGAAGTGGATCAAGGGGAAG GTTTGATGATCGTGGACGGAGTGATTATGACGGCATTGGCAGCCGTGGTGACAGAAGTGGCTTTGGCAAATTTGAACGTGGTGGAAACAGTCGCTGGTGTGACAAATCAGATGAAGATGATTGGTCAAAACCACTCCCACCAAGTGAACGCTTGGAACA GGAACTCTTTTCTGGAGGCAACACTGGGATTAATTTTGAGAAATATGATGACATTCCAGTTGAGGCAACAGGCAACAACTGTCCTCCACATATTGAAAGT TTCAGTGATGTTGAGATGGGAGAAATTATCATGGGAAACATTGAGCTTACTCGTTATACTCGCCCAACTCCAGTGCAAAAGCATGCTATTCCTATTATCAAAGAGAAAAGAGACTTGATGGCTTGTGCCCAAACAG GGTCTGGAAAAACTGCAGCATTTCTCTTGCCCATCTTGAGTCAGATTTATTCTGATGGTCCAGGCGAGGCTTTGAGGGCCATGAAG GAAAATGGAAGGTATGGGCGCCGCAAACAATACCCAATCTCCTTGGTATTAGCACCAACAAGAGAGTTGGCAGTACAGATCTACGAGGAAGCCAGAAAA TTTTCATACCGATCTAGAGTTCGTCCTTGCGTGGTTTATGGTGGTGCCGATATTGGTCAGCAGATTCGAGACTTGGAACGTGGATGCCATTTGTTAGTAGCCACTCCAGGACGTCTAGTGGATATGATGGAAAGAGGAAAGATTGGATTAGACTTTTGcaa ATACTTGGTGTTAGATGAAGCTGATCGGATGTTGGATATGGGGTTTGAGCCTCAGATTCGTAGAATAGTTGAACAAGATACTATGCCTCCAAAGGGTGTCCGCCACACTATGATGTTTAGTGCTACTTTTCCTAAGGAAATACAG atgctGGCTCGTGATTTCTTAGATGAATATATCTTCTTGGCTGTAGGAAGAGTTGGCTCTACCTCTGAAAACATCACACAGAAAGTAGTTTGGGTGGAAGAATCAGACAAACGGTCATTTCTGCTTGACCTCCTAAATGCAACAG GCAAGGATTCACTGACCTTAGTGTTTGTGGAGACCAAAAAGGGTGCAGATTCTCTGGAGGATTTCTTATACCATGAAGGATACGCATGTACCAGTATCCATGGAGACCGTTCTCAGAGGGATAGAGAAGAGGCCCTTCACCAGTTCCGCTCAGGAAAAAGCCCAATTCTAGTGGCTACAGCA GTAGCAGCAAGAGGACTGGACATTTCAAATGTGAAACATGTTATCAATTTTGACTTGCCAAGTGATATTGAAGAATATGTACATCGTATTGGTCGTACAGGACGTGTAGGAAACCTTG GTCTGGCAACCTCATTCTTTAACGAGAGGAACATAAATATAACTAAGGATTTGTTGGATCTTCTTGTTGAAGCTAAACAAGAAGTGCCGTCTTGGTTAGAAAACATGGCTTATGAACACCACTACAAGGGTAGCAGTCGTGGACGTTCTAAGAG CAGATTTAGTGGAGGGTTTGGTGCCAGAGACTACCGACAAAGTAGCGGTGCCAGCAGTTCCAGCTTCAGCAGCAGCCGCGCAAACAGCAGCCGCAGTGGCGGAGGTGGCCACGGTAGCAGCAGAGGATTCGGTGGAG GTGGCTATGGAGGCTTTTACAACAGTGATGGATATGGAGGAAATTACAACTCCCAGGGGGTTGACTGGTGGGGTAACTGA
- the DDX3X gene encoding ATP-dependent RNA helicase DDX3X isoform X5 translates to MSHVAVENALGLDQQFAGLDLNSSDNQSGGSTASKGRYIPPHLRNREATKGFYDKDSSGWSSSKDKDAYSSFGSRSDSRGKSSFFSDRGSGSRGRFDDRGRSDYDGIGSRGDRSGFGKFERGGNSRWCDKSDEDDWSKPLPPSERLEQELFSGGNTGINFEKYDDIPVEATGNNCPPHIESFSDVEMGEIIMGNIELTRYTRPTPVQKHAIPIIKEKRDLMACAQTGSGKTAAFLLPILSQIYSDGPGEALRAMKENGRYGRRKQYPISLVLAPTRELAVQIYEEARKFSYRSRVRPCVVYGGADIGQQIRDLERGCHLLVATPGRLVDMMERGKIGLDFCKYLVLDEADRMLDMGFEPQIRRIVEQDTMPPKGVRHTMMFSATFPKEIQMLARDFLDEYIFLAVGRVGSTSENITQKVVWVEESDKRSFLLDLLNATGKDSLTLVFVETKKGADSLEDFLYHEGYACTSIHGDRSQRDREEALHQFRSGKSPILVATAVAARGLDISNVKHVINFDLPSDIEEYVHRIGRTGRVGNLGLATSFFNERNINITKDLLDLLVEAKQEVPSWLENMAYEHHYKGSSRGRSKRFSGGFGARDYRQSSGASSSSFSSSRANSSRSGGGGHGSSRGFGGGGYGGFYNSDGYGGNYNSQGVDWWGN, encoded by the exons ATGAGTCATGTGGCGGTGGAAAATGCGCTCGGGCTGGACCAGCAG TTTGCTGGCCTAGACCTGAACTCTTCAGATAATCAGAGTGGAGGAAGTACAGCCAGCA aagggcGCTATATTCCTCCTCATTTAAGGAACCGAGAAGCTACTAAAG GTTTCTACGATAAAGACAGTTCAGGGTGGAGTTCTAGCAAAGATAAGGATGCGTATAGCAGTTTTGGATCTCGTAGTGATTCAAGAGGGAAGTCTAGCTTCTTCAGTGATCGTGGAAGTGGATCAAGGGGAAG GTTTGATGATCGTGGACGGAGTGATTATGACGGCATTGGCAGCCGTGGTGACAGAAGTGGCTTTGGCAAATTTGAACGTGGTGGAAACAGTCGCTGGTGTGACAAATCAGATGAAGATGATTGGTCAAAACCACTCCCACCAAGTGAACGCTTGGAACA GGAACTCTTTTCTGGAGGCAACACTGGGATTAATTTTGAGAAATATGATGACATTCCAGTTGAGGCAACAGGCAACAACTGTCCTCCACATATTGAAAGT TTCAGTGATGTTGAGATGGGAGAAATTATCATGGGAAACATTGAGCTTACTCGTTATACTCGCCCAACTCCAGTGCAAAAGCATGCTATTCCTATTATCAAAGAGAAAAGAGACTTGATGGCTTGTGCCCAAACAG GGTCTGGAAAAACTGCAGCATTTCTCTTGCCCATCTTGAGTCAGATTTATTCTGATGGTCCAGGCGAGGCTTTGAGGGCCATGAAG GAAAATGGAAGGTATGGGCGCCGCAAACAATACCCAATCTCCTTGGTATTAGCACCAACAAGAGAGTTGGCAGTACAGATCTACGAGGAAGCCAGAAAA TTTTCATACCGATCTAGAGTTCGTCCTTGCGTGGTTTATGGTGGTGCCGATATTGGTCAGCAGATTCGAGACTTGGAACGTGGATGCCATTTGTTAGTAGCCACTCCAGGACGTCTAGTGGATATGATGGAAAGAGGAAAGATTGGATTAGACTTTTGcaa ATACTTGGTGTTAGATGAAGCTGATCGGATGTTGGATATGGGGTTTGAGCCTCAGATTCGTAGAATAGTTGAACAAGATACTATGCCTCCAAAGGGTGTCCGCCACACTATGATGTTTAGTGCTACTTTTCCTAAGGAAATACAG atgctGGCTCGTGATTTCTTAGATGAATATATCTTCTTGGCTGTAGGAAGAGTTGGCTCTACCTCTGAAAACATCACACAGAAAGTAGTTTGGGTGGAAGAATCAGACAAACGGTCATTTCTGCTTGACCTCCTAAATGCAACAG GCAAGGATTCACTGACCTTAGTGTTTGTGGAGACCAAAAAGGGTGCAGATTCTCTGGAGGATTTCTTATACCATGAAGGATACGCATGTACCAGTATCCATGGAGACCGTTCTCAGAGGGATAGAGAAGAGGCCCTTCACCAGTTCCGCTCAGGAAAAAGCCCAATTCTAGTGGCTACAGCA GTAGCAGCAAGAGGACTGGACATTTCAAATGTGAAACATGTTATCAATTTTGACTTGCCAAGTGATATTGAAGAATATGTACATCGTATTGGTCGTACAGGACGTGTAGGAAACCTTG GTCTGGCAACCTCATTCTTTAACGAGAGGAACATAAATATAACTAAGGATTTGTTGGATCTTCTTGTTGAAGCTAAACAAGAAGTGCCGTCTTGGTTAGAAAACATGGCTTATGAACACCACTACAAGGGTAGCAGTCGTGGACGTTCTAAGAG ATTTAGTGGAGGGTTTGGTGCCAGAGACTACCGACAAAGTAGCGGTGCCAGCAGTTCCAGCTTCAGCAGCAGCCGCGCAAACAGCAGCCGCAGTGGCGGAGGTGGCCACGGTAGCAGCAGAGGATTCGGTGGAG GTGGCTATGGAGGCTTTTACAACAGTGATGGATATGGAGGAAATTACAACTCCCAGGGGGTTGACTGGTGGGGTAACTGA
- the DDX3X gene encoding ATP-dependent RNA helicase DDX3X isoform X9: MSHVAVENALGLDQQFAGLDLNSSDNQSGGSTASKGRYIPPHLRNREATKGFYDKDSSGWSSSKDKDAYSSFGSRSDSRGKSSFFSDRGSGSRGRFDDRGRSDYDGIGSRGDRSGFGKFERGGNSRWCDKSDEDDWSKPLPPSERLEQELFSGGNTGINFEKYDDIPVEATGNNCPPHIESFSDVEMGEIIMGNIELTRYTRPTPVQKHAIPIIKEKRDLMACAQTGSGKTAAFLLPILSQIYSDGPGEALRAMKENGRYGRRKQYPISLVLAPTRELAVQIYEEARKFSYRSRVRPCVVYGGADIGQQIRDLERGCHLLVATPGRLVDMMERGKIGLDFCKYLVLDEADRMLDMGFEPQIRRIVEQDTMPPKGVRHTMMFSATFPKEIQMLARDFLDEYIFLAVGRVGSTSENITQKVVWVEESDKRSFLLDLLNATGKDSLTLVFVETKKGADSLEDFLYHEGYACTSIHGDRSQRDREEALHQFRSGKSPILVATAVAARGLDISNVKHVINFDLPSDIEEYVHRIGRTGRVGNLAKQEVPSWLENMAYEHHYKGSSRGRSKSSRFSGGFGARDYRQSSGASSSSFSSSRANSSRSGGGGHGSSRGFGGGGYGGFYNSDGYGGNYNSQGVDWWGN, encoded by the exons ATGAGTCATGTGGCGGTGGAAAATGCGCTCGGGCTGGACCAGCAG TTTGCTGGCCTAGACCTGAACTCTTCAGATAATCAGAGTGGAGGAAGTACAGCCAGCA aagggcGCTATATTCCTCCTCATTTAAGGAACCGAGAAGCTACTAAAG GTTTCTACGATAAAGACAGTTCAGGGTGGAGTTCTAGCAAAGATAAGGATGCGTATAGCAGTTTTGGATCTCGTAGTGATTCAAGAGGGAAGTCTAGCTTCTTCAGTGATCGTGGAAGTGGATCAAGGGGAAG GTTTGATGATCGTGGACGGAGTGATTATGACGGCATTGGCAGCCGTGGTGACAGAAGTGGCTTTGGCAAATTTGAACGTGGTGGAAACAGTCGCTGGTGTGACAAATCAGATGAAGATGATTGGTCAAAACCACTCCCACCAAGTGAACGCTTGGAACA GGAACTCTTTTCTGGAGGCAACACTGGGATTAATTTTGAGAAATATGATGACATTCCAGTTGAGGCAACAGGCAACAACTGTCCTCCACATATTGAAAGT TTCAGTGATGTTGAGATGGGAGAAATTATCATGGGAAACATTGAGCTTACTCGTTATACTCGCCCAACTCCAGTGCAAAAGCATGCTATTCCTATTATCAAAGAGAAAAGAGACTTGATGGCTTGTGCCCAAACAG GGTCTGGAAAAACTGCAGCATTTCTCTTGCCCATCTTGAGTCAGATTTATTCTGATGGTCCAGGCGAGGCTTTGAGGGCCATGAAG GAAAATGGAAGGTATGGGCGCCGCAAACAATACCCAATCTCCTTGGTATTAGCACCAACAAGAGAGTTGGCAGTACAGATCTACGAGGAAGCCAGAAAA TTTTCATACCGATCTAGAGTTCGTCCTTGCGTGGTTTATGGTGGTGCCGATATTGGTCAGCAGATTCGAGACTTGGAACGTGGATGCCATTTGTTAGTAGCCACTCCAGGACGTCTAGTGGATATGATGGAAAGAGGAAAGATTGGATTAGACTTTTGcaa ATACTTGGTGTTAGATGAAGCTGATCGGATGTTGGATATGGGGTTTGAGCCTCAGATTCGTAGAATAGTTGAACAAGATACTATGCCTCCAAAGGGTGTCCGCCACACTATGATGTTTAGTGCTACTTTTCCTAAGGAAATACAG atgctGGCTCGTGATTTCTTAGATGAATATATCTTCTTGGCTGTAGGAAGAGTTGGCTCTACCTCTGAAAACATCACACAGAAAGTAGTTTGGGTGGAAGAATCAGACAAACGGTCATTTCTGCTTGACCTCCTAAATGCAACAG GCAAGGATTCACTGACCTTAGTGTTTGTGGAGACCAAAAAGGGTGCAGATTCTCTGGAGGATTTCTTATACCATGAAGGATACGCATGTACCAGTATCCATGGAGACCGTTCTCAGAGGGATAGAGAAGAGGCCCTTCACCAGTTCCGCTCAGGAAAAAGCCCAATTCTAGTGGCTACAGCA GTAGCAGCAAGAGGACTGGACATTTCAAATGTGAAACATGTTATCAATTTTGACTTGCCAAGTGATATTGAAGAATATGTACATCGTATTGGTCGTACAGGACGTGTAGGAAACCTTG CTAAACAAGAAGTGCCGTCTTGGTTAGAAAACATGGCTTATGAACACCACTACAAGGGTAGCAGTCGTGGACGTTCTAAGAG tagCAGATTTAGTGGAGGGTTTGGTGCCAGAGACTACCGACAAAGTAGCGGTGCCAGCAGTTCCAGCTTCAGCAGCAGCCGCGCAAACAGCAGCCGCAGTGGCGGAGGTGGCCACGGTAGCAGCAGAGGATTCGGTGGAG GTGGCTATGGAGGCTTTTACAACAGTGATGGATATGGAGGAAATTACAACTCCCAGGGGGTTGACTGGTGGGGTAACTGA
- the DDX3X gene encoding ATP-dependent RNA helicase DDX3X isoform X2, whose product MSHVAVENALGLDQQFAGLDLNSSDNQSGGSTASKGRYIPPHLRNREATKGFYDKDSSGWSSSKDKDAYSSFGSRSDSRGKSSFFSDRGSGSRGRFDDRGRSDYDGIGSRGDRSGFGKFERGGNSRWCDKSDEDDWSKPLPPSERLEQELFSGGNTGINFEKYDDIPVEATGNNCPPHIESFSDVEMGEIIMGNIELTRYTRPTPVQKHAIPIIKEKRDLMACAQTGSGKTAAFLLPILSQIYSDGPGEALRAMKENGRYGRRKQYPISLVLAPTRELAVQIYEEARKFSYRSRVRPCVVYGGADIGQQIRDLERGCHLLVATPGRLVDMMERGKIGLDFCKYLVLDEADRMLDMGFEPQIRRIVEQDTMPPKGVRHTMMFSATFPKEIQMLARDFLDEYIFLAVGRVGSTSENITQKVVWVEESDKRSFLLDLLNATGKDSLTLVFVETKKGADSLEDFLYHEGYACTSIHGDRSQRDREEALHQFRSGKSPILVATAVAARGLDISNVKHVINFDLPSDIEEYVHRIGRTGRVGNLGLATSFFNERNINITKDLLDLLVEAKQEVPSWLENMAYEHHYKGSSRGRSKSSRFSGGFGARDYRQSSGASSSSFSSSRANSSRSGGGGHGSSRGFGGGGYGGFYNSDGYGGNYNSQGVDWWGN is encoded by the exons ATGAGTCATGTGGCGGTGGAAAATGCGCTCGGGCTGGACCAGCAG TTTGCTGGCCTAGACCTGAACTCTTCAGATAATCAGAGTGGAGGAAGTACAGCCAGCA aagggcGCTATATTCCTCCTCATTTAAGGAACCGAGAAGCTACTAAAG GTTTCTACGATAAAGACAGTTCAGGGTGGAGTTCTAGCAAAGATAAGGATGCGTATAGCAGTTTTGGATCTCGTAGTGATTCAAGAGGGAAGTCTAGCTTCTTCAGTGATCGTGGAAGTGGATCAAGGGGAAG GTTTGATGATCGTGGACGGAGTGATTATGACGGCATTGGCAGCCGTGGTGACAGAAGTGGCTTTGGCAAATTTGAACGTGGTGGAAACAGTCGCTGGTGTGACAAATCAGATGAAGATGATTGGTCAAAACCACTCCCACCAAGTGAACGCTTGGAACA GGAACTCTTTTCTGGAGGCAACACTGGGATTAATTTTGAGAAATATGATGACATTCCAGTTGAGGCAACAGGCAACAACTGTCCTCCACATATTGAAAGT TTCAGTGATGTTGAGATGGGAGAAATTATCATGGGAAACATTGAGCTTACTCGTTATACTCGCCCAACTCCAGTGCAAAAGCATGCTATTCCTATTATCAAAGAGAAAAGAGACTTGATGGCTTGTGCCCAAACAG GGTCTGGAAAAACTGCAGCATTTCTCTTGCCCATCTTGAGTCAGATTTATTCTGATGGTCCAGGCGAGGCTTTGAGGGCCATGAAG GAAAATGGAAGGTATGGGCGCCGCAAACAATACCCAATCTCCTTGGTATTAGCACCAACAAGAGAGTTGGCAGTACAGATCTACGAGGAAGCCAGAAAA TTTTCATACCGATCTAGAGTTCGTCCTTGCGTGGTTTATGGTGGTGCCGATATTGGTCAGCAGATTCGAGACTTGGAACGTGGATGCCATTTGTTAGTAGCCACTCCAGGACGTCTAGTGGATATGATGGAAAGAGGAAAGATTGGATTAGACTTTTGcaa ATACTTGGTGTTAGATGAAGCTGATCGGATGTTGGATATGGGGTTTGAGCCTCAGATTCGTAGAATAGTTGAACAAGATACTATGCCTCCAAAGGGTGTCCGCCACACTATGATGTTTAGTGCTACTTTTCCTAAGGAAATACAG atgctGGCTCGTGATTTCTTAGATGAATATATCTTCTTGGCTGTAGGAAGAGTTGGCTCTACCTCTGAAAACATCACACAGAAAGTAGTTTGGGTGGAAGAATCAGACAAACGGTCATTTCTGCTTGACCTCCTAAATGCAACAG GCAAGGATTCACTGACCTTAGTGTTTGTGGAGACCAAAAAGGGTGCAGATTCTCTGGAGGATTTCTTATACCATGAAGGATACGCATGTACCAGTATCCATGGAGACCGTTCTCAGAGGGATAGAGAAGAGGCCCTTCACCAGTTCCGCTCAGGAAAAAGCCCAATTCTAGTGGCTACAGCA GTAGCAGCAAGAGGACTGGACATTTCAAATGTGAAACATGTTATCAATTTTGACTTGCCAAGTGATATTGAAGAATATGTACATCGTATTGGTCGTACAGGACGTGTAGGAAACCTTG GTCTGGCAACCTCATTCTTTAACGAGAGGAACATAAATATAACTAAGGATTTGTTGGATCTTCTTGTTGAAGCTAAACAAGAAGTGCCGTCTTGGTTAGAAAACATGGCTTATGAACACCACTACAAGGGTAGCAGTCGTGGACGTTCTAAGAG tagCAGATTTAGTGGAGGGTTTGGTGCCAGAGACTACCGACAAAGTAGCGGTGCCAGCAGTTCCAGCTTCAGCAGCAGCCGCGCAAACAGCAGCCGCAGTGGCGGAGGTGGCCACGGTAGCAGCAGAGGATTCGGTGGAG GTGGCTATGGAGGCTTTTACAACAGTGATGGATATGGAGGAAATTACAACTCCCAGGGGGTTGACTGGTGGGGTAACTGA